In a genomic window of Occallatibacter riparius:
- a CDS encoding nuclear transport factor 2 family protein, which translates to MTRNEALNLAIHWIAAWNAHDLDLIMSHYEDSVELTSPAAAQLLGTPDGTVKGKANLRAYFQRGLEAYPELTFHLENVLAGLNSVVLYYANQKKTHTAEFMEFSASGKVARVIAHYSA; encoded by the coding sequence GTGACGAGAAACGAGGCATTGAACCTGGCCATCCATTGGATCGCGGCATGGAACGCCCATGACCTGGACCTGATCATGAGTCATTATGAGGACTCGGTGGAGTTGACTTCGCCCGCTGCCGCCCAGTTGTTAGGCACGCCGGATGGCACCGTGAAGGGAAAGGCAAATTTGAGAGCTTACTTTCAGCGAGGGCTGGAAGCCTACCCTGAGCTCACCTTTCACCTTGAGAATGTGTTGGCGGGTCTAAATAGCGTCGTCCTTTACTACGCGAACCAGAAGAAGACACATACGGCAGAGTTCATGGAATTTTCAGCGAGTGGAAAAGTGGCTCGAGTCATAGCCCACTACAGCGCGTAA
- a CDS encoding alpha/beta hydrolase, with product MRWLITNRTIQENGQFGGDMGTLSYCVLRDGGTSTSAADWLPVGSDDFRKKLVEVVQNTFPPVVKDGIPTPPDEQKHVCLFVHGYNNPWSDVMTRYEKVATTLFDGPDGLGQCITFDWPSKGNLLLPLRSFRGAQDPH from the coding sequence GTGCGCTGGCTGATCACGAATCGGACCATTCAGGAAAACGGCCAATTTGGCGGCGATATGGGAACCCTCAGCTACTGCGTGCTTCGCGACGGCGGAACTTCGACCTCGGCGGCCGATTGGCTGCCGGTTGGTTCGGATGATTTCCGTAAGAAACTGGTGGAAGTGGTGCAGAACACGTTCCCGCCAGTCGTCAAAGATGGCATCCCCACACCTCCTGACGAGCAAAAGCATGTCTGCTTGTTCGTACATGGCTACAACAACCCGTGGAGCGATGTAATGACGCGCTACGAGAAGGTGGCAACGACGCTGTTCGATGGGCCGGATGGCCTTGGCCAGTGCATTACCTTCGACTGGCCGTCAAAAGGCAATCTGCTCTTACCTCTCCGATCGTTCAGAGGCGCGCAAGACCCCCATTGA
- a CDS encoding IS110 family transposase, with translation MKKASTTASRRSGKLPDGQLTIGLDLGDRSSFYCVLNRAGEVIQEERVPTNPEAMRKRFEKMPASRIALETGTHSPWVRRLLTELGHEAIVAHSRNVRLIGESRRKDDRLDAQALARLARIDPKLLSPIQHRSAQAQADLTVIRGNLQLRTQLFSRRRTEALRVAAADPLSKRLRQPRAAQTSAVLARTKA, from the coding sequence ATGAAGAAGGCTAGCACTACGGCATCGCGCCGGAGCGGAAAACTGCCCGATGGACAGCTGACCATCGGGCTGGATCTGGGTGATCGATCGAGTTTCTACTGTGTCCTGAACCGAGCAGGCGAGGTGATTCAGGAGGAGAGAGTCCCAACCAACCCGGAAGCGATGAGGAAGAGGTTCGAGAAGATGCCAGCGAGTCGGATCGCGCTGGAAACGGGAACGCATTCGCCGTGGGTGCGTCGACTGCTCACGGAGTTGGGACACGAGGCGATCGTGGCGCATTCGCGTAACGTGCGTCTGATCGGAGAGAGCCGGCGCAAGGACGACCGGCTGGACGCGCAGGCTTTGGCCAGACTGGCCAGAATCGACCCGAAGTTGCTCTCGCCGATCCAACATCGTAGCGCCCAGGCGCAGGCAGATCTGACGGTGATCCGGGGCAACCTGCAGTTGCGGACCCAACTCTTCAGTCGTAGACGAACCGAAGCCCTTCGGGTTGCGGCCGCGGATCCGCTCTCCAAAAGACTTCGTCAGCCTCGTGCCGCGCAGACCAGCGCCGTTCTTGCGCGGACTAAGGCGTAG
- a CDS encoding transposase, producing MLSALEAITARIREYNVQIETLAEQSYPEVALLKQVKGVGTLIGLTYVLTLEDPRRFRKSRDAACYVGLQPGRRNSGQSEPQLHITREGDSYLRMALVQGAQHILGPFGEDSDLGRWGLKLAERGGKRGKRRAIIAVARKLAVLLHHLWISCEEYEPLHNTGKRRPVAA from the coding sequence ATGCTGAGTGCCCTTGAAGCGATCACCGCCAGGATTAGAGAGTACAACGTTCAGATCGAAACGCTGGCGGAACAGAGCTATCCGGAAGTCGCGCTGCTCAAGCAGGTGAAGGGCGTCGGCACGCTGATTGGGTTGACATACGTGCTGACGCTGGAAGACCCAAGGCGGTTTCGAAAGAGCCGCGATGCAGCCTGTTACGTGGGACTGCAGCCGGGCAGACGGAACTCCGGGCAGAGCGAGCCTCAGCTCCATATCACCAGGGAGGGAGATTCCTATCTGCGCATGGCGCTGGTGCAAGGAGCACAACACATCCTGGGTCCATTTGGAGAGGACTCCGATTTAGGGAGATGGGGACTGAAGCTGGCGGAGCGTGGAGGCAAGAGAGGCAAGAGACGGGCGATTATCGCCGTCGCACGCAAGCTGGCGGTACTGCTTCATCATCTCTGGATCAGCTGCGAGGAGTATGAGCCGCTTCACAATACGGGAAAGCGCAGACCGGTAGCGGCATAG
- a CDS encoding VOC family protein has translation MLNESDVATRLPARDLNRARKFYSDKLGMEPIEQRPGGLRYRSGNSFFVLFESSGEASGSHTQMGWEVDDIEATMAVLKARGVVFETYDLPGLKTVNGIAEIAGNYPSRGIGERGAWFKDSEGNLLGIGQPLR, from the coding sequence ATGCTTAATGAGAGTGATGTGGCTACCCGGCTCCCAGCGCGGGATTTGAACCGTGCTCGCAAATTCTATTCAGACAAGTTAGGCATGGAGCCAATTGAGCAGCGACCCGGCGGCCTTCGTTACCGGAGCGGCAACAGCTTCTTTGTGTTGTTCGAATCTTCAGGAGAAGCATCGGGCAGCCACACCCAGATGGGCTGGGAAGTTGATGATATCGAGGCGACCATGGCAGTACTCAAGGCGCGTGGCGTCGTTTTTGAAACATACGATCTTCCCGGTCTTAAGACCGTGAATGGAATCGCTGAAATCGCAGGAAACTATCCCAGCAGGGGGATCGGTGAGAGGGGCGCCTGGTTCAAAGACAGTGAGGGAAATCTGCTTGGCATCGGCCAACCGCTGCGCTGA
- a CDS encoding peptidoglycan-binding domain-containing protein: protein MGAIAIPVSSATGSDLVNTASTKVGNPYHLGANVPKDNPDWRGPWDCAELVSWAVFQSAGILYGCASDDGDPATADAFTGYWGRDATRFGKIIPVEQAAKIPGAAVLRLAVPNGLGGHIVLSDGRGGTVEAHSSADGVIRGSLANRRWDFGILVPGISYADPDAAPAAPALAAPAKIYRQTTDTTTDPVVARIQQALSDAGFNPGKSDGVFGSHTEAAVIAFQNAKGLTPDGEVGPHTADALGISLD from the coding sequence ATGGGAGCCATTGCCATTCCAGTGTCTTCCGCGACCGGAAGCGATCTTGTAAACACTGCGTCGACAAAGGTCGGCAATCCTTACCATCTGGGCGCAAACGTGCCCAAAGACAATCCCGACTGGAGAGGCCCGTGGGATTGCGCTGAGCTTGTTTCGTGGGCCGTCTTTCAGAGCGCGGGCATTCTTTATGGCTGCGCCAGCGATGATGGAGACCCCGCAACCGCTGACGCGTTCACCGGCTATTGGGGGCGGGACGCGACTCGATTCGGAAAGATCATTCCAGTAGAGCAGGCAGCGAAGATTCCGGGCGCTGCGGTTCTTCGCCTGGCAGTTCCCAATGGGCTGGGCGGACACATTGTGCTTTCCGATGGCCGCGGCGGAACGGTGGAAGCGCATTCATCGGCAGACGGAGTGATCAGGGGATCGCTGGCGAACCGCCGCTGGGATTTTGGGATTCTGGTTCCCGGCATCTCCTATGCAGATCCGGATGCGGCACCGGCTGCTCCCGCGCTGGCCGCGCCTGCGAAGATCTACAGGCAGACGACTGATACGACGACTGACCCTGTTGTCGCCCGTATCCAACAGGCCCTGAGCGACGCCGGCTTCAACCCGGGCAAGAGTGATGGCGTTTTCGGGAGCCACACGGAAGCGGCGGTGATTGCATTCCAAAATGCAAAGGGACTGACACCTGATGGCGAGGTGGGGCCACACACCGCGGATGCGCTTGGGATCAGCCTCGACTGA
- a CDS encoding carboxylate-amine ligase produces MRPSFSLGIEEEYQTVDPVTRDLRSHIETEMLAQGKMRLEERVKAEMHTSVVEVGTRVCRNIQEAREDIYDLRRQMINLTEEHDLKLVAGATHPFADWRTQQIYPDPRYHQVVKDLQLVARANLIFGLHVHVGIEDREMAIRLMNSMRYFLPHIMALATNSPFWLGLNTGYKGYRAKVFENFPRTGIPDAFSSYSDFDQYVQLLVKTNCIDNAKKIWWDIRPHPFFNTVEVRACDIPLRAEETVAIAALIQATAAYLCRLHESNLDFRQYARPLLMENKFRAVRYGLDGKLIDFGRQEEVPLRDLIEEYLVLVDREVDELGSREAIEGIRKILHTGTGADRQLKVFEETNGDLKAVVDYMIQETAEGL; encoded by the coding sequence ATGCGGCCGTCCTTCTCGCTCGGAATCGAAGAAGAGTACCAGACCGTCGACCCTGTCACGCGCGATCTCCGCTCCCACATCGAAACCGAGATGCTCGCGCAGGGCAAGATGCGCCTCGAAGAGCGCGTCAAGGCCGAGATGCATACCTCTGTCGTCGAAGTCGGCACCCGCGTTTGCCGCAACATCCAGGAGGCCCGCGAAGACATCTACGACCTGCGCCGCCAGATGATCAATCTCACCGAGGAGCACGACCTCAAGCTCGTGGCCGGCGCCACGCACCCATTCGCCGACTGGCGCACCCAACAGATCTACCCCGACCCGCGCTACCACCAGGTCGTCAAGGACCTCCAGCTCGTAGCCCGCGCCAACCTCATCTTCGGCCTGCATGTGCACGTCGGAATTGAAGACCGCGAGATGGCCATCCGGCTCATGAACTCCATGCGCTACTTCCTGCCACACATCATGGCGCTGGCCACCAACTCGCCCTTCTGGCTCGGTCTCAACACCGGCTACAAGGGCTATCGCGCCAAGGTCTTTGAGAACTTCCCCCGCACCGGCATTCCTGACGCCTTCTCCAGCTACTCCGACTTCGACCAGTACGTGCAACTCCTCGTCAAAACCAACTGCATCGACAACGCCAAGAAGATCTGGTGGGACATCCGCCCGCATCCCTTCTTCAACACCGTCGAAGTTCGCGCCTGCGACATCCCGCTGCGCGCTGAAGAGACTGTAGCCATCGCCGCGCTCATCCAGGCCACGGCGGCTTACCTATGCCGCCTGCACGAGAGCAACCTCGACTTCCGCCAGTACGCGCGCCCTCTGCTGATGGAGAACAAATTCCGTGCCGTGCGCTACGGCCTCGACGGTAAGCTCATCGACTTCGGCCGCCAGGAAGAAGTACCGCTGCGCGACCTCATCGAGGAATACCTCGTCCTCGTCGATCGCGAAGTCGACGAACTCGGCAGCCGCGAAGCCATCGAAGGCATCCGCAAGATCCTGCACACAGGCACCGGCGCAGATCGCCAGTTGAAAGTCTTCGAAGAAACCAACGGCGACCTCAAAGCGGTAGTCGACTACATGATCCAGGAAACCGCCGAAGGGCTTTAG